Genomic window (Sinorhizobium sojae CCBAU 05684):
AGAAGCTCGTCGAATGGGGCTGGCCGCGGGAGAAGATGGTTCACATTCCGAACTTCGTCGATGTTTCCGCCTTCCGCAGCGACTGGCAGGAGGCCGACTATTTCGTCTTCGCGGGGCGTCTCGCTCCGGAAAAGGGGATCAAGACCCTGATCCGGGCAATCGCGCTCGCAGGAGAACGGCTCGTCATTGCCGGAACCGGGCCGGAGGAGGAAAGCCTTCGGCAACTGGCTGGCGAAGTCGGTGCTGACGTGACTTTCACAGGCTATCTCTCCGGCGAGAAATTGCATCGGCTGATCGGCGAATGCCGCGCCCTCGTGCTTCCGTCGGAGTGGTACGAGAATGCACCGATCAGCCTCCTCGAGACCTACGCGCTCGGCCGACCCGTCATTGGCGCAGCGATCGGTGGTATTCCGGAAATGGTGCGGGAGGATACGGGACTGCTGGCACTCTCGGGAGATGTCGAAGATCTCGCAGGCGCCCTAAGCCGGATGGCGGCACTTTCGTCGTCCGAGCGCGCGCGCCTGGGGGCCGAAGGCCGGGCTTGGATCGCCCGCGACTTTTCCGCAGCCGCCTACCGGTCGAGGACCCTTGACCTCTATGCGGCGCTAGGCGTTCCTTGAATTTCGGGCGACACGTCCGATTTCGGCCATTCCCGTAAAAATTTAGCGATGTTCTTACGCCGACCGAAAGTGGCGAGCCCTAAAAGAGGTGTCCAAAGGGAACCTCCCGGGGCTTAACAACCATGAGCAGTAGGTCTGCAGTCTCGCGCGTCCAAGGTCCGCAACAGGCGCCGCTTGCGGTGAGCTCGAGCGGCCAGGCGCTCTCGGTCGAAGAAATTGACGGGTATTCGCCGCGCCTGCCGTCCATCGCCAGAACGGGCGCACGGCAGCGCGTGATGATGCTTGGGCTGCGCGGAATTCCGAGCGTCCAGGGCGGTGTTGAAAAGCATGTGGAAATGCTTGCGGCCAAGCTGGCGGCGCAAGGCTGGGGCGTCGAGGTCGTCGGGCGACGGCGCTATCTTGCGCAGTCCCCGCACTCCTCCGGACATGGGATTCGCGTCTTTTCACTCTGGGCGCCGCGCATGATGGCGCTTGAAGCGATCGTGCACACCTTCATCGGCGTCTGCTTCGCCGCACTTCGGCGTCCCGATATTCTGCACATTCATGCGATCGGTCCGGCTCTCATGGTGCCGCTCGCGCGGATGTTCGGCTTGAAGGTCGTCGTCACCCATCACGGCTATGACTATGATCGGCAGAAATGGGGCGGGTTTGCCAAAGGGATGCTGAAGCTAGGCGAGCGCCTGGGCATGAGGCTCGCGCACGGTCGCATCGCAATTTCAAAGGAAATTGTGGAGACGATGGGCGCGCGCTATCGCGTGCCCGTCTCCTTTGTCCCGAATGGCGTTGCCGTGGCGCCATGGCGCGGCGAAAGCGGCGTTCTGGAGGAGTTCGCACTCGGGAGGCGCCGCTACGTGCTGCTTGCCGCGCGGCTGGTGCCGGAAAAGCGACAGATCGATCTCATCCGGGCTTTCGCCAGGCTAGGCGACGCCGGCTTCAAGCTGGTGCTGGCAGGCGGCGCCGAATTCGAAACGCCCTACGCGCGCGAGGTGAAGGCGATCGCGAGCCGCGTTCCAGGCGTCGTCCTTACGGGCTTCCAGACTGGTGAAAGGCTCACGGAACTCTTCGCCAATGCGGCGCTCTTCGTCCTACCTTCAAGTCACGAAGGCATGCCGATAGCGCTGCTGGAGGCGATGGCCTATGGCCTGCCAGTGCTGGCGAGCGACATCATTGCCAATCGCGCGCTTGGCCTGCCGGACGAAGACTATTTTCCCCTCGGGGATATAGAGGCGCTTGCTGCGGCGATCGCCGGAAAGCTCGGAAATCCGCCGAGGGAGGAGAAGATTCTCGCTCGGATGGCGCATGTCGAAGCGACCTATAGCTGGACGAGCGTCGCGCAGAAGACGCTCTCCGTCTATGGAGCGCTGAAGCGATAGGAAGGCAGTCGGATCATGAACATCAGGCGTGCCGTCTCTCTCATCGCATGGCTTCTTTTTGCGGGGATCGTCTATTCGACCTTGTCGCCGCTCGGCATGCGGCCGCATGTCGGCGGTTGGGTGCAACTCGAAAGATTTGGCGCCTACGGGGCGCTGGGATTCAGCTTTGCCATGGCCTATCCAGGGCGGAAATGGCTCGTGCTGGCGATGCTGCTTGCCGGCGCGGCCGGTCTTGAGCTGCTGCAGATGGTTTCGGCCGACCGCCATGCGCGGTTCGGCGATGTCGCCGTCAAAGTGGCAGGCGCGGCATCCGGTGCTGGCGCGGTCTGGCTCTTTGCCCGCCATGCGCAGCGCTTCCGGCCGGCCGTGGCCGGCATAATTCAGAACGCAAGTCATCGCGGATCCTGAGCCGAGGGGGCACTTTGTCGATATCCGTTATTATCAAGACATTGAATGAGGAAAAGCGCATTGCCGCGACGATCGAGAGCGCGCTCGCAGCGCTGAAAGGCAAGGGCGGCGAAGTCATAGTCGCCGACAGTGGCTCGGCCGATCGCACGGTGGAGTTCGCCGCCCGCTATCCCGTCACCATCGTCCAAATCGCGCCGCCCGCGCGGCCGAGCTGCGGGATCGGTCCGCAACTCGGTTTTCAGTATTCCCGTGGCGAGTATGTCTGTCTCATCGATGGAGACATGCTGCTGGATGGCGGCTTTCTCGACGAAGCCGTCCGCTTCCTTGCCGACAATCCCTCGATTGCCGGGGTGACGGGTCACATCGAGGAGATGCATGTCGCCAATCTCGAGTTCGCGCGGCGAGTAAACCGCAACGCGCCAGAGAACCGCACGGGAGCGATCGATCGCATGAATGGCGGCGGCCTCTATCGGCGTCGCGCCATAGAAGACGTCGGTCATTTTTCGGATCGGAACCTGCATGGTTACGAGGAATTCGACCTTGGCATCCGGCTGCGAAACGCCGGTTGGGGGCTCCATCGCCTCGACCGGCGCTTCGTCCAGCACTTCGGCCACACCGTGAATTCCTACCGGCTGCTGGTTCGCCGCTGGAAGACCAAATATCTATTCGGAATCGGCGAACTCCTGCGGGCCTCGCTCGGCAAGCCTTACTTCCCTCAACTCATGAGGGAGTTGCCGGAACTGAGGCTCTGGACACTCATCCATCTCTGGTGGCTTTTCTGCCTCGGCCTTGTCCTGTTTCTGCCCGACAAGATTCTGGCGTTTGCCGCTATTCTCGCCATGCTGCTTGGCGTCGTGGCGCTCGCGAGCGCCAAGAAGCGCAGCCTCGGCATGGGGCTCTACACCGTCGTCGCCTGGTTCTTTCATGCCGCCGCCCTTCCGGTTGGCTTGCTCCGGCGCCGCGAACGGCCGGATGCGCCGATCGAGAGCAGAATCCTTGGAAAGCCGGCATGAAGATCGTCCGTCTTCTCACTGCAGCGGCGATCGCCTGCGGCTGTTGGATACCCCAGGCAGGCGCTTCGGACGAATGGGTGCCCGTTCGGGAGGTTTCGCTTGAAGTGAAGGCCGCAAGCCCGCTCGACTTTTCGGCCTTCCTGCCGAACGGACCAATCGATGCCGGGCATCGCCTCGTCGCCGGCGCCGGAGGACGGCTTGCCTATGCGACCTCGCCGGAGGAACCGGTCCGGATGTTCTGCGCATCGCTTGCCTGGAGCCCGGCCTCCGGTGGCTTTCCGGATCATGCCGGCGCCGACCGTTATGCGCGCCAGCTCGCGCTCCGTGGTTACAATATTGCGCGGCTTCACTTCACCGATGCGAGCCTCATGCACGATCGTCAGAAGGACTTCGATTTCGATCCCGAGACGCTTGATCGCATCCATTATCTGCTCGCG
Coding sequences:
- a CDS encoding glycosyltransferase family 4 protein; protein product: MMLGLRGIPSVQGGVEKHVEMLAAKLAAQGWGVEVVGRRRYLAQSPHSSGHGIRVFSLWAPRMMALEAIVHTFIGVCFAALRRPDILHIHAIGPALMVPLARMFGLKVVVTHHGYDYDRQKWGGFAKGMLKLGERLGMRLAHGRIAISKEIVETMGARYRVPVSFVPNGVAVAPWRGESGVLEEFALGRRRYVLLAARLVPEKRQIDLIRAFARLGDAGFKLVLAGGAEFETPYAREVKAIASRVPGVVLTGFQTGERLTELFANAALFVLPSSHEGMPIALLEAMAYGLPVLASDIIANRALGLPDEDYFPLGDIEALAAAIAGKLGNPPREEKILARMAHVEATYSWTSVAQKTLSVYGALKR
- a CDS encoding glycosyltransferase family 4 protein codes for the protein MPTLDSAGRRLLAINNYYYRRGGAEAVFFDHMHMFGEIGWDVVPFAMQHDQNETSPWSDYFVSEIEYGRKTGPLRKVAQAASVIYSVEAQRKIRRLVDRIRPSVAHAHNVYHHLSPAIFSTLKAAGIPVVMTVHDLKLACPSYKMLRAGKVCEDCRGGRIYNVLRHRCVKDSLPLSAVVFAETMLHRLLGLYRDKVDRLVVPSSFYLEKLVEWGWPREKMVHIPNFVDVSAFRSDWQEADYFVFAGRLAPEKGIKTLIRAIALAGERLVIAGTGPEEESLRQLAGEVGADVTFTGYLSGEKLHRLIGECRALVLPSEWYENAPISLLETYALGRPVIGAAIGGIPEMVREDTGLLALSGDVEDLAGALSRMAALSSSERARLGAEGRAWIARDFSAAAYRSRTLDLYAALGVP
- a CDS encoding glycosyltransferase, whose protein sequence is MSISVIIKTLNEEKRIAATIESALAALKGKGGEVIVADSGSADRTVEFAARYPVTIVQIAPPARPSCGIGPQLGFQYSRGEYVCLIDGDMLLDGGFLDEAVRFLADNPSIAGVTGHIEEMHVANLEFARRVNRNAPENRTGAIDRMNGGGLYRRRAIEDVGHFSDRNLHGYEEFDLGIRLRNAGWGLHRLDRRFVQHFGHTVNSYRLLVRRWKTKYLFGIGELLRASLGKPYFPQLMRELPELRLWTLIHLWWLFCLGLVLFLPDKILAFAAILAMLLGVVALASAKKRSLGMGLYTVVAWFFHAAALPVGLLRRRERPDAPIESRILGKPA